The DNA sequence ATCTTTACCCCGATCCTGTCTTGTTTTTACTCACAGCTTGATGAGTTCTATGTGGGTCCCATACCCCTCAAGGAGGTGACCTTTGCTAGACTCAATGACAACATCAAGGAGCCCTTCTTGGCTGACATGTGTGCAAAGTTTGGTGaagtggaggagatggagatcCTGTTTCACCCCAAGACCAGGAAGCACTTGGGCCTGGCCAGAGTGTTGTTCACCAGCACGAGAGGGGCCAAGGACACCGTCAAGCAACTTCACAACACCTCTGTAATGGGTAACATCATTCATGCGCAACTGGATATAAAGGGTGAGTTAATACACCTCATTTGAGGCATCTTTTGTATGAGTGGATTATGAGTAACAAGTTAAACAGTGATTCTTCTGCTtaaaactgtcaaaacacatcaaaacactCTGACCCTATAGCACAAATTGTAATATAACATAAGCCTGTTTTATACAAACTTGTTAACTGCACAGTGAATTACAATGCACCCTGTTTACCCTCCAAGGCTGCCCAaccacatacatacatacatacatacatgcatacatttgTAGATATGAATTAATTGTCTTGGTCTTTATCTGCACATAATACAAAAGTTAAATACCTCATAAGAGTATATGTGTGccagcttttttatttcatgcaagAAAGAGCTATGGTTCATGAGAAAATacttaaaacattattttaaattatattaaaatatccaCTACCCATAAACTTAAATTGAAATGTGTTAACAGTTTTCTGAAATGTACTGcagactactactactactactactactactactagaaACCAACAACCTAAAACATATATGCTGTCTCTTGGTGGTAGTTAAACCTAATGGTATTTGGCTTGAAATTATAGGTAGATGCAGTTTATATGGGTGATGAGCTCCTTTCTAAGTTTGTATTTATCTTTCTCTGAATCTTGTGTCTTATCCAGGACAGCAAAGGCAAAAGTACTATGACCTGATGGTAAATGGGTCCTACACACCTCAGACAGTGCCCCTGGGAGGCAAGGCTTTGACAGAAAGGCTCCAGCCTCCGGCCCCAACACAGCCACAGCCTCAGTCACAGCCTGACACGGTACTTTAAAATTGTCATCTCAGTTATTTAACAATCATCTATAGCTAATATGTGAATGGAtactaatatattttattctttctgtGCACAGTCATCGGAAACCAGGAGGAGGCTCTCTAGTGACCTGGCTGTTTTGGCAGCAGGGGTCCAGGCTCTCACATCAGGAAGTGTTACCCCTTGCTCTGCGGAAACTGGCTTCAGTGATCAGCGCCTGGACACGCCCCCCTCCACCATGGCAGGCACCTTCACCCCAGGCTCCTCTGCTTCGACTCAGAGTGGTGGAGGAACACCTTACAGCTCCAGATCTGGGACTCCTTTCTCACAAGACTCTGGTTACGCCGGTGCCAGGTTAGTTGTCGATTTGTAGCAGATAAAGAGTTGCATGTCAAAATTTTACCGCTGTGTCAGTGGTGTTGATATCATGAGGTGAATTCAGATCCCTCAGTCAAAGCTGAGGCACTCAGCATCATCTATACATTATGAGGCCTCAAGGCATTCTTTTTCAAATCATGTGTTATTTATCTATCAGTGTTGTATTAATAACTGCCTATAAAGATTATATCACTTTAAAAATGTTGGTGCAACTTTTCAAATCTTATCTGCTAATTTACATACAACTGGCAAATCTTTTTCttgtattcaaataaaataaagttcatGTAAAGAGAGCTGTTGCATCATCAGTATGTTTGGAATGTTTGTCACCATTATATTACAGTATTTTGCACTCTACTATGTCCAGAAATTAATGTTACGTGGATGCAACCTAGAATATCGCTGTTTGAAGAACATAATTTTATTAATAGCACGAAAAAGTAAAACAGGGGTTTGTTCCATTGATCAGTCAGCTCAACTGGTAGTGGTGGCCTTGGTAGCTTGGTTAAGATTAGTAGTATGAGTCTGTAGTAGCCTATTTGTCGATATTAATCATTTTTAACATCCATTTTAGATCCACAAAATTGTAATTTAAATTATCTCCCATGTTTTTCTCTTGCAGGCATACTGGCTTCAATACTGGCACTTTGGGCAGTGGCTACCCTCCCCAGGACATGttaccttcctcctcctcgtcttctgcAGTCTCATCTACTGTCGGAGGATACAAAGTGTCCCGCTATTCTGAGGACGCACAGGAGCCTTCAGTGTATCATCGAGGTCGCCCTATGTACCCCCCAGCCACATCTTACCGTCCCAATGAGCCACCGGGCTTTCCCCCATACCCAAATGTTGGAGGGCCTGGGCAAAACATGGCACACCACACCTCAATGCCTCCACCACCCCTTGCCACCCAATATGATCAGCCCGCAAtgacagacagggacagagaaagagactcAGGTGGGCGCTACGGTGCAGGGGGTATTGGTTCCAGAAGGTCATCTTACAGCCACCCGCAGGACACAAACTCTTCCTCAAAGTACCATACACATCACTCCCATCACCACTCAGAACGCAGGGATGAAAGGGGGTACCGGCGAGACAGCCTGGGCTCCCGGTCAGGTGACCATAGCCACCAGAGACACCGCAATCATCACCATTCTCACAACCACCATGGTAGCAGCAGCCGCCGAAGGAGCAGCCACGAACGGGACAGAGATAGAGACGGTGACTTCTCCAACAGCTCTGACCCCAGATACAACTCCAACTCCTACCGCTCTTCCTCTAACAGTATGTCTCCCCCACCCTCATCTTACTCTGCATACTCCTCCAAAGAGCCTGCCCCAGCCACTCCTCAGGGATTGGACGTTTCCACCCTTCAAGGGTGCCCAAGCCTCGCAGAGAGGGGTGCGCTGCCTTCCGTAGGTGCTGACAAAGACTATCATGCTGGTCACCACAGTGCTCTGCCTCCACCCCCACCGCCCCCACCGCCCCTCCCACCAGCTTCTGTTATTGCAGCGGCTGTAGCTGAGACACTTGGAACAATGGACTTCAGCCAGGATAGTCCAGCCCGCGAAGATCAGTGGACAAAGCCAAAACGCCGTCCCAGCACCCCACCAGCACCGCCGAAGACACCACCACCTTCCTCACCGCCTCACCCCTCCATtacttcctcctctgcctctccttcctccacctCACTCCCTCATCGCCTaccctcttcctccagctccccACAACCTCCCCAACGTGACTCCTCTTCGCCAGAACCAGATTCCACCAATGAGAGTTTACCCTTCGCTTACCATAGCAGCAGCCTTGACTCTCGTATTGAGATGCTCCTAAAGGAACAGAAGGCTAAATTTTCCTTCCTTGCCtctgatgaggaagatgaagatgatagGAAAGAGGACAAGCAGAGGGGCTCACGTGGGGACCGAGGAGAGCGAAGAGGTGGGTCAGGTGATTTAACAGGGGAGCACACAGGTGGTAATCAGGTGGGAGACAATGGAGAGAAGGACcaaaggaggagaggggaaagagacagagatggccacagagggaggaaacggggaaagggaggagagggtcGAAAAAGTCCCACTGTACTTAATGCAAACACACCATCCTCTTCCACCTATTCTCCGCACATCCCGCCACCAGAGGAGCCCCAGACCCAGGTTGGCCTCGCTGGGCCTGGAGCTTTGCAGGTGGAGTCTTCACTGGCTGGATTTGCTGATAAACAGAGCACAACAGGAGCACACACACCACCTTTTAACGGACAGAGTCAGGTAAGATCAGCAGCACATAATGAAACCTCAGAGTTCAAAAGCATTGGGACTGCCTTTTTTGtgctgacaaataaaatgtatttggttcGTATATGGTTGTGAAATCACAAAGTAGTGCTGGAATTGTGTGTAGACATATACAAGTCCTGCATAGAGCAAAGTAAAGAATTGCACTACTCTAGAGGGTGCTACAAGCCAGTGGCGCAAGTCCACAAAATTAACATATCAAGCACTCACAACTCTacttacattttaattttgaaacaCTCAAAGATACACATGTTTCAGCCTTCTTCAGCACTTGTGTTAACCATTGTTATAACTGATAATACCAACCACAATTcttgtcatatatatatatatatatatatatatataggtacTTGTTGGTTGctgattatttgttttgctgtggGGCTATAACATTCGAGGGAAGCTCATCGTTTTGTTAACTAAACTCAACCTTGTTCGATGCATGATAAGAATGAAAAGcatttttgtaaatgaaaataactatAAACAAACTGTTCGAAAGATTGTTAAGAACGGCATGATACAAAAACaatgtgcatgttgtgttttggatTGTTGGTCCAAGGCATTTATACTTAATCTTTGCACAATGCACCTCTATTTTTGTGGCATTGAGATATATTTAAAAGTCCTCATCGTGGTACATAAAAACATGGGCGATTTCCCAACTTAAAACAGGAcactctgttttctttcagtccTCCCCTCACTCCTCAGGGGAAGACATGGAGATatcagatgaggaggaggaggagtcaacCATAACAACGGTGACCACCCACCAGCCCACAGTCACCTCAGGTTCCTCACCCTCTTCGTCCCAGGCTGCCATGCCTTCACAAACAGCTGAcccctcatcttcatccccaTCCATCTCTGACTCTGCACAGCACTTTGGTACCTCCATGCACCCACCCATACCCTCCTACCATCCTCATttgcctcctccacctcctggtTATTCCCTCCAGCCCCCGCCTCCCCCAGGGATCCCTCCCCTTCCCCACATGGAGCTGCACCCTGAGTATCCCCCTCCCATGCCCCATCACATGTATGACTATGCCACCTCCATGGAGCTGATGAATCAGTACAGCGGTGGAGCTCCTATGTCTTTCCAAATGCAGACCCACATGTTAAGTCGCCTACACCAGCTACGCATGTCGTCATCCAACGGCACTCCGGGCCCTGGTGAGGCAGCCACTGCTGACTACACTTCCTACCACCTCCACGCTATGCCCCCACCACACTCACACCACCCTTACATGGACCAAGAGGGTAGCGGGGCGGGTGCTCTTTACGACCAGGACCACCGCTACATGCCCCCTCATATGCCCTACCCCTACCCTGACCCTCACAGCACTCAGATACCACCTCATCCACACCATGGCATCCAACCTCCCCATACAGGCTGGCCGCCACATGTCTTGCCAACACACTACCCATCTTACATGCCCCCACCTGAATATGGCACCATGCTGCCCGGGGATGGAGACGAGTACAGGGCTCCAGGGGAGGAGATGCCCATGCTGGCTGAGAATCCACATGAGGCCACGGTGCAGATGGTCCTGGCCACTCTGATccaggaaatgaaaaacatcatgCAGAGAGACCTGAACCGCAAGATGGTGGAGAATGTTGCCTTTGCCACCTTTGATGAGTGGTGGGAGAGGAAAGAGACCAAGGCTAAGGTAAGGAGGATTACCCTAACCCTTTAAAATTGCTTTTATCTTTCTCAGTAGTAAGCACTCATGCTGCTGTCATCTGTAGTTACCGTTAttactttgaaatgaaaaacaaagctcaAATGTCTCTTATAAATGAGTTTGAATTGTAAATGTTTTCCCTCTCCAGCCTTTCCAGACGATGGTCAGGGGGGTGTCTGCCTTACGGGAtgatgagaaaaaagaggaaaaggtcAACCGTCCACGGGAGCCTCTCACGTCTCTTGTGGATTGGGCAAAGAGTGGTGGCGTGGAGGGCTTTTCTCTCCGAGGAGCACTACGACTGCCTTCCTTCAAGgtaaaagcaaaaaacaaaaacacaaggacTGTATCTGCATGTTTGACAGCGCACACATTGAGTTGATAAATGAATGCATCTCCAGAGATGTCCAAAAGTCTAAAAGCACATTGAAAATCTCTAAAGTTTTCATGTAATTCTGGAAATAACCCGAAAGTTGAATTaatcagaaacatttaaaaacataagaAGGGATGtcatataaaataaagaaataacaaatttaaGTTTTGGCACTATTTCTACGAAGATGACATCTTTGTACCTCCGAGTTGTATCTCTCTCATTGAAGAATGCTATCGACACTGAGGTGGATTTCCTCGACTGATCCCTCGCTTATTTAAGTCACTCGCCTGACAGATAGTATTCACCTGTCATAAATAAGGCCATGACTCACGTTTTAAGCAGATCATTGGTCTGCAGCATTGTGCTATGGGTAAGAATAGCATCAGAGGTAAGTGAAACTGTCACAAATTCAATTGTTACTCGAAGCCAACAGGGTATTTCTTGAGGCTCGACTCATGAAGGGTTATAGAGTAATAGATGATATTATTATCGATAATAATTAAGATGTAAGAGAACTAAAATGCCTTGCAGAAATTGGATCACCACACAGAAGCTAAGTTCCCTGAGTAGAGGAAGCAACTTCTGTAGATACATATTtgttcaataaaaaacacaagactccTGTCAGTTTAAGCAGTGTCAACAGAGGTCTGTATTGTAGTGGTCAAATAAGAATTGCAGCTTCTAAACCACTTTTATCTGTAATTTTAGCTGCAGGGGCGACTCTGGACTTGTTGGGTCTACAAGGGCTTATTATTATGAGTGGCCAGTGAGCCTTAGCCTAGCCCTCAAACACATCCTGAATGATAGAGAGACGACCCGTGTCATGCACAGTTTTGTCTTTCCCTCTGAGAATTGAATGCCCATCGTCGGAATGCCCACAGCTGAAGTGGAACCTACAGGTGTTGTGCTTATATGTGCCTGCTTTttgaggatggtaaaaactttatagCTGTTTTGATGGTCCAGCAGGCTCCTGATTTCTCTTTGTGGTCCCAAGAGCCAGTGCAACTATGACAGACGGGTAGATAGTAAGAAACAGGGGGCGAGGCAAAGAACATAGCTCTACAATGAAGTAATGGCACAAAATAGagggtttttaaatgttatgagaagtgtaaaaaactgttttgtttattatgaaACTGCTCTGGTGGCCCATTAAAGTCTTATCTGTAATGGGCAACAGTCTAAGTTATTCTAGGGAAACATTGATTTTATGAATATTGTTTGTGTCCAAATGTGCAGGTGAAAAGGAAAGAACCTCAGGAGCTTGAAGAGGGAGACATGAAAAGGCCACGACCTTCGACCCCACCAGACGAGGATGACGAAGGTTTGCTGAGCTAACATTGAAAGTTTTTAAAAGAACGTTAAGACTAATAAGTCTGCTGCATATAACTCTGACATTGTTGTTTCCAGCTGCTGATGGGAGAATGCCAGAGGCAGACAGGCATGCAGCTGAAAGGGAcaacaagaggaggaaaacgAAGCCAAGGAATCGTAAACCATGGGAGCTTGacagcgagggagaggagacgTCGGATGGCTCCTCAACGgaaaaggtgggggggggggggggttattcagtctgtttttgtttttaaagcaaacagcaacaaaatatAGTCTAGAAAAATAACATATACAGGGTTAGTGTGTTCCCAGTCAATGGTGCCTTCCAGCGCAAGTGCATCTTTCAAATGTATTAATCTCATTCTACGACTGACcaatatttacattaatatCTCTGGTTGATCCAACTGGCAcaaaagtaaatacattttatttatttttattcactttgcttttaacatgtttgatttgaatcaTGTTGTTCTTACTCTCTCTGTTCGCTAGATGGCAGCATTTCactgtattattttaatgttgtaacTACAACTTTTCTTCTATGtgcaggaggatgaggaagaagagggaagtGAAAAGGAGTCTGATGGTAAATCACTACCAGTAATCtcatcattatgttttcatcagctgtATTGTTTATCTCAAACCaaatttcttatttatttatttttagatgatGCCCTTAGCGCTGACAGTGATGATGAGAgcctctcctcgtcctccgatggctcttcctcttctgcatcctcatcttcttctgaggatgaggaaggagagCGGCCTGATAGTGAAGGACCAGACACCATGGATGAGTCGACCATAGACAGCACAACCGAGAAAGAGGATTACAGGTATAAAGCAGCCTAAGAAATCTTTTATTTGCCAgtattacatatttaaaagttGTACTTTTCATAATTTTGTTATTGCTGTATccaattaatttttttaatttttcctcAGGCAAAATAACGCAGCTGCAGTTTCAAAGGCAGAAGTAAAAACAGGTTTGTCAGAACTGCTCATCAACATACACAAATGgaactagaatggctctcagtagtGTGCATACCTCCCTCAAtgctcaacagtccccttatgaaaccacacttaaattcactagatccagatttatgtttggatctgcacccaatTGCACAAACTCTTCAATATCAGGCCCCTAAtatgccagttttttttttctaaaacaagGTCCATTAATTATACTCTGAGAAATGGGTGGAAATGTCAAAGAGCGCACAATTTTAAAGTAACtgaaacaaattcctggatctgcacaatttaatgagttcttcacTGCCCCATACTGTTTTATACATacagtttttgtataatcctggtaaataacagacacaaaaacaagcgAACAAACACAtgcgaaaacataacctccttagtggaggtaataaaggaatagtttgcctcaattgtttttgtttacaagcAGACAAAATTGGCTGCTTCTTGGAAGCAAAAACATAGCACGGACtaacagtgttttctttttaatatttctcttGTCTTTAAATATTTCTCTCAGGTGAAGCCAAGAACAGCAAGACAGATACAACAACAGCACCTTCAAAACGGCCTCCATCACCACCATACCCGCGTCCTTCGTCCCCTGTTGTTCTTGTGCCCCCTCTCAAGAAACGCAGGAAAACAGTCTCGTTCTCCACAGACGAGAACGACAGCAAAATTCAGCTGCCAACTGCAACATTATCTCCATCTCCCTCACAAATGGCCGGTGAGTCTCCCCTCCTTTCTCCTGGGAGACCCCCAGACTTACACGTATCTGCTGCTGCAACCACCTCCACTCGTCCCTCCCAAGGCATCCAGCTTCTCCCCTTTGCCTCAAAACCAGGTGAAGGCAACGCCCTCATTGTGCCCCCACCTGGAC is a window from the Hippoglossus hippoglossus isolate fHipHip1 chromosome 8, fHipHip1.pri, whole genome shotgun sequence genome containing:
- the setd1a gene encoding histone-lysine N-methyltransferase SETD1A; this encodes MDPDSGAETQKAVSLQWKSYKLVQDPAIRRVTQKIYRYDGVHFSVPDSGFPPVGELRDPRPRRLWSRYTEMSLPVPKFKLDEFYVGPIPLKEVTFARLNDNIKEPFLADMCAKFGEVEEMEILFHPKTRKHLGLARVLFTSTRGAKDTVKQLHNTSVMGNIIHAQLDIKGQQRQKYYDLMVNGSYTPQTVPLGGKALTERLQPPAPTQPQPQSQPDTSSETRRRLSSDLAVLAAGVQALTSGSVTPCSAETGFSDQRLDTPPSTMAGTFTPGSSASTQSGGGTPYSSRSGTPFSQDSGYAGARHTGFNTGTLGSGYPPQDMLPSSSSSSAVSSTVGGYKVSRYSEDAQEPSVYHRGRPMYPPATSYRPNEPPGFPPYPNVGGPGQNMAHHTSMPPPPLATQYDQPAMTDRDRERDSGGRYGAGGIGSRRSSYSHPQDTNSSSKYHTHHSHHHSERRDERGYRRDSLGSRSGDHSHQRHRNHHHSHNHHGSSSRRRSSHERDRDRDGDFSNSSDPRYNSNSYRSSSNSMSPPPSSYSAYSSKEPAPATPQGLDVSTLQGCPSLAERGALPSVGADKDYHAGHHSALPPPPPPPPPLPPASVIAAAVAETLGTMDFSQDSPAREDQWTKPKRRPSTPPAPPKTPPPSSPPHPSITSSSASPSSTSLPHRLPSSSSSPQPPQRDSSSPEPDSTNESLPFAYHSSSLDSRIEMLLKEQKAKFSFLASDEEDEDDRKEDKQRGSRGDRGERRGGSGDLTGEHTGGNQVGDNGEKDQRRRGERDRDGHRGRKRGKGGEGRKSPTVLNANTPSSSTYSPHIPPPEEPQTQVGLAGPGALQVESSLAGFADKQSTTGAHTPPFNGQSQSSPHSSGEDMEISDEEEEESTITTVTTHQPTVTSGSSPSSSQAAMPSQTADPSSSSPSISDSAQHFGTSMHPPIPSYHPHLPPPPPGYSLQPPPPPGIPPLPHMELHPEYPPPMPHHMYDYATSMELMNQYSGGAPMSFQMQTHMLSRLHQLRMSSSNGTPGPGEAATADYTSYHLHAMPPPHSHHPYMDQEGSGAGALYDQDHRYMPPHMPYPYPDPHSTQIPPHPHHGIQPPHTGWPPHVLPTHYPSYMPPPEYGTMLPGDGDEYRAPGEEMPMLAENPHEATVQMVLATLIQEMKNIMQRDLNRKMVENVAFATFDEWWERKETKAKPFQTMVRGVSALRDDEKKEEKVNRPREPLTSLVDWAKSGGVEGFSLRGALRLPSFKVKRKEPQELEEGDMKRPRPSTPPDEDDEAADGRMPEADRHAAERDNKRRKTKPRNRKPWELDSEGEETSDGSSTEKEDEEEEGSEKESDDDALSADSDDESLSSSSDGSSSSASSSSSEDEEGERPDSEGPDTMDESTIDSTTEKEDYRQNNAAAVSKAEVKTGEAKNSKTDTTTAPSKRPPSPPYPRPSSPVVLVPPLKKRRKTVSFSTDENDSKIQLPTATLSPSPSQMAGESPLLSPGRPPDLHVSAAATTSTRPSQGIQLLPFASKPGEGNALIVPPPGRTQDSDESKKGPPVSPQTTPVKSPGKRGAGKDSPKSPAPPVMVCRTVQNLPLDHASMCRMAFEEAPPLPTVNKRSRGRPRTTSGSASSCHSLREEDEDEEESEQKLRLREQLGVSSLLQLASASATDLSVLADVALKMDPDAGDSEETETSDEAEEQKMEEDLFSPESLALVMNPEGVIVLTEHNYCKPPVLTAPPSTKRTSTRQDSSVLLPADLNTISGVLEAPEEVIGEALPSRGDTGEYLSAMGVPFDSEDVGQAAAVPPSSKKKSMIGKGLEHEKEESKKRRRKDKENLDVHHTKKQEHPGKKLKKRKLEDSEFEEDVDVEELESGELSSTDTEDDVVEEVRKSERLFLQEAGITTSQRWQKPVPAPESLATKFDNRSEFEQMTILYDIWNSGLDGEDLMLLKKTYEKLLQDDHSSDWLNDTHWVSHTITNLPNPRRKKKTTDGQLREHVTGCARSEGYYAISRKEKDVYLDLDLPEQVIREVENVDSMGVNRVLSERRSEQRRLLTVIGTTAVMDSDLLKLNQLKFRKKKLRFGRSRIHEWGLFAMEPIAADEMVIEYVGQNIRQMVADNREKRYAQQGIGSSYLFRVDHDTIIDATKCGNLARFINHCCTPSCYAKVITIESQKKIVIYSKQAIAVNEEITYDYKFPLEDNKIPCLCGTENCRGTLN